The Candidatus Hydrogenedentota bacterium genome window below encodes:
- a CDS encoding 30S ribosomal protein S20: protein MANIKSQKKRIRTSEEQRQRNVAVRSRVKTIVKTASATIAKGSAEERTTAVRSAVSAIDRACSKGIIPPNQAARRKSSLMLRANEAAQSKES, encoded by the coding sequence ATGGCAAATATTAAATCACAAAAGAAACGTATTCGTACCAGCGAAGAACAAAGACAGCGTAATGTGGCTGTACGTTCACGCGTTAAAACGATTGTCAAAACAGCGTCTGCAACGATAGCAAAGGGATCGGCTGAAGAGCGCACCACTGCTGTGCGCAGTGCCGTCTCGGCTATCGATCGGGCTTGCTCCAAGGGCATTATTCCGCCCAATCAGGCCGCACGCCGCAAGTCTTCTCTTATGTTGCGTGCCAACGAAGCGGCGCAAAGCAAAGAGTCCTGA
- a CDS encoding methyltransferase domain-containing protein, which produces MPWLTFMKEVVRSNKTTGALGPSSKALAEAVTEVAGLSGAKTVVEYGCGEGVFTEVICRKLDPEAFFLSLEVNAALVEVTRKRCPGALVIHDGAQNTSKHLTQHGKDHCDVIVSSLPWSRFDTALQNEILEATYEVLAPGGRFVTFAYTFSPLFRSGRHFFQDTLPKKFPSVRRVGPIFKNFPP; this is translated from the coding sequence ATGCCGTGGTTAACATTCATGAAAGAAGTGGTTCGTTCAAATAAGACTACAGGTGCTTTAGGACCAAGCAGCAAGGCATTGGCAGAAGCGGTTACCGAAGTGGCGGGACTGTCCGGTGCGAAAACCGTGGTGGAATATGGCTGCGGCGAAGGAGTTTTTACAGAGGTCATTTGCCGAAAACTGGATCCTGAGGCTTTCTTCCTTAGCCTGGAAGTTAACGCCGCTTTGGTAGAGGTTACACGAAAGCGCTGCCCCGGAGCCTTGGTCATTCATGACGGCGCTCAAAATACGAGCAAACACCTCACCCAACACGGCAAAGATCATTGTGATGTTATTGTGTCGAGTTTGCCATGGTCGCGCTTTGATACAGCCTTACAGAATGAGATTTTAGAGGCTACGTATGAAGTGCTGGCTCCGGGCGGACGTTTTGTTACCTTCGCCTACACCTTCAGTCCGCTCTTTCGCTCAGGACGGCATTTTTTCCAAGACACCTTACCCAAGAAATTCCCCTCAGTGCGCCGTGTCGGTCCTATTTTCAAGAACTTTCCGCC